The following proteins are co-located in the Brachybacterium sacelli genome:
- a CDS encoding carbohydrate ABC transporter permease encodes MTDAALQNDRPGARATAKDRERQEGPSSSGRTVTTRRTGRDLIGLVYVAPVMLVLLVVLIFPAIFAICYSLLELKSVRPVGFAGLANYREVFSDPAMAAVMVRTLAFAVITVALTLAVALAVAVFLDRLTSKRATLVQILVILPWVISTIVGALLFRWFFVTDISPGVHLLSQLGVDEKPLTDPTLSMISLILVAMWRTLGFAVLLLLAGIKAVPAEFYEAATVDGARPWQQFRLITLPMIKTPLTITTVVLTMSNLNNVEAPLVTTGGGPGDATQILPLTIYQQAFTHFDFAGGAALAAVALVLNIGLVFAYLRLAKWSV; translated from the coding sequence ATGACTGACGCCGCGCTGCAGAACGATCGCCCCGGGGCGAGGGCCACCGCAAAAGACCGGGAGAGGCAGGAAGGCCCCTCCTCGAGCGGCCGCACCGTCACCACCCGGCGCACGGGCCGTGACCTGATCGGGCTCGTCTACGTCGCGCCGGTGATGCTGGTGCTGCTCGTCGTCCTGATCTTCCCAGCGATCTTCGCGATCTGTTACAGCCTGCTGGAGCTCAAGTCCGTGCGCCCGGTCGGGTTCGCAGGCCTCGCGAACTACCGGGAGGTGTTCAGCGATCCCGCCATGGCAGCCGTCATGGTGCGCACTCTGGCCTTCGCGGTCATCACCGTGGCGCTGACCCTCGCCGTCGCGCTCGCGGTGGCCGTCTTCCTGGATCGGCTCACCTCGAAGCGGGCCACACTCGTGCAGATCCTCGTGATCCTGCCGTGGGTCATCTCCACGATTGTCGGCGCACTGCTGTTCCGCTGGTTCTTCGTCACGGACATCAGTCCCGGGGTTCATCTGTTGAGCCAACTGGGCGTCGATGAGAAACCGCTGACGGACCCGACCCTCTCGATGATCTCGCTGATCCTGGTGGCGATGTGGCGCACGCTCGGCTTCGCCGTCCTGCTGCTGCTCGCGGGGATCAAGGCCGTTCCGGCCGAGTTCTACGAGGCGGCCACCGTCGACGGCGCACGTCCTTGGCAGCAGTTCCGGCTGATCACCCTGCCGATGATCAAGACGCCGCTGACGATCACCACCGTGGTGCTCACGATGAGCAACCTCAACAACGTGGAAGCTCCGCTGGTGACCACCGGCGGAGGTCCGGGCGATGCGACCCAGATCCTGCCGCTGACCATCTATCAACAGGCGTTCACGCACTTCGACTTCGCCGGCGGTGCAGCCCTCGCTGCAGTGGCGCTGGTGTTGAACATCGGACTCGTGTTCGCGTACCTGCGACTGGCCAAGTGGAGCGTGTGA
- a CDS encoding ABC transporter substrate-binding protein has protein sequence MSARTAPTRRRFLAGTSAALTLGAASACGSSNGRSADELTMWTFLDPAGPSGREKVLGALIESYTEETGIQVNVEVQQWDTMTQQFLAADVSSSAPDVMWLSLDQVATAVEQGALADLNALAFGDLPEAQLADLRDVYWTTMEQDDGSLYGVVHSRNYFGIMYRADLLAEVGADPADLNAWSDLLSVTKELTSPDDGRWGLGQAFGTSFADPQILSARILELQGSMFAADGSPQWSTDPGVSAMEFQAGFVTDSQVTSHDAVRLTSEDLYELFSAGQAAMINGASVRVPAMQEQIGAENVGFMHYPSGGGVDPAPGSLAGWSVGVWAGSEVAEQAADFVAFLSSPEADARWMLEGQQPPLYASTAADNADFLAAPENSFLATVLEGTQELGWLPPTSAPTVGWREALNGAVQKVLLEQGTAAEAMEAAEQEFGVGGHD, from the coding sequence ATGTCTGCACGAACCGCCCCCACCAGACGGAGATTCCTGGCCGGCACCTCCGCAGCTCTCACCCTGGGTGCCGCGTCCGCGTGCGGAAGCAGCAACGGCAGGTCCGCGGACGAGCTGACCATGTGGACCTTCCTCGACCCGGCCGGGCCGAGTGGCCGCGAGAAGGTGCTCGGCGCGCTGATCGAGTCGTACACCGAGGAGACCGGCATCCAGGTCAACGTCGAGGTGCAGCAATGGGACACCATGACCCAACAGTTCCTCGCCGCTGACGTCTCTTCCAGTGCCCCCGACGTCATGTGGCTCTCCCTCGACCAGGTCGCCACGGCCGTCGAACAAGGGGCTCTGGCCGATCTGAACGCCTTGGCGTTCGGGGACCTGCCCGAGGCCCAGCTCGCCGACCTCCGCGACGTCTACTGGACGACGATGGAACAGGACGACGGATCCCTCTACGGGGTGGTGCATTCCCGCAACTATTTCGGGATCATGTACCGCGCGGATCTGCTGGCCGAGGTGGGTGCGGACCCTGCGGACCTCAACGCGTGGTCCGATCTCCTCTCGGTCACGAAGGAGCTCACCTCCCCCGACGACGGCCGGTGGGGGCTGGGCCAGGCGTTCGGCACCTCGTTCGCCGATCCCCAGATCCTCTCCGCGCGGATCCTGGAGCTGCAGGGATCGATGTTCGCCGCTGACGGGTCGCCCCAGTGGTCGACGGACCCCGGCGTCAGCGCGATGGAGTTCCAGGCCGGTTTCGTGACCGATTCACAGGTCACGTCCCACGATGCGGTCCGACTCACCTCAGAGGACCTCTATGAGCTCTTCTCTGCCGGTCAGGCCGCGATGATCAACGGCGCGAGCGTCCGCGTCCCGGCCATGCAGGAGCAGATCGGAGCCGAGAACGTCGGCTTCATGCACTACCCCTCGGGCGGCGGGGTGGACCCCGCACCGGGCAGTCTCGCCGGGTGGTCCGTCGGCGTATGGGCCGGCAGCGAGGTGGCCGAGCAGGCCGCCGACTTCGTCGCCTTCCTCTCCAGCCCGGAAGCGGACGCGAGGTGGATGCTCGAGGGCCAGCAGCCCCCGCTCTACGCCTCGACCGCCGCGGACAACGCGGACTTCCTCGCCGCACCGGAGAATTCCTTCCTGGCCACCGTCCTCGAAGGGACGCAGGAGCTCGGCTGGCTGCCACCGACCAGCGCGCCGACGGTGGGCTGGCGGGAGGCCCTCAACGGAGCGGTCCAGAAGGTCCTGCTGGAACAGGGCACAGCCGCCGAGGCGATGGAGGCCGCCGAGCAGGAGTTCGGGGTGGGTGGCCATGACTGA
- a CDS encoding FAD-dependent oxidoreductase: MRPPLRENHIEYDVAVIGGGPGGLPAAIAAARAGSRTVLVERTSALGGAAASGLGVLGYLDRSGNQALGGIAQEFVDRLIAIDGSPGHFRCPVHNSITPVSPDLVKIVAVQMCREAGVDILFDHELLGVDVDDTDTIRSVTVYGKLTTTRIDAKVFIDGTGDGDVAYLAGVPHTLGQDGTQTMQPSTLMFTVTNFDLQRFWDFLDENPEEMGIKEEYAAGYDVDFLRRTRGHCYIGLTTRVADAREAGKFTIPRNQFIYIATASERLLAINTSRLTRIDASDPVQLSKGLETGYTQVWELVQFMRENMPGFEDVEISQIAPALGIRETRHFAGEERLTMDSLYTDATSDRAIALSAYNIDIHSGTGDGIDLHVVEKPFGIPFGALLPQNVNGLLLSGRTISVDSTVFAAARVMGTCMAIAEAAGSAAAMAVRDGGTPKEVDVVELRQGLAEHGAILPGALTPATAGAVAP; encoded by the coding sequence ATGAGACCCCCACTGCGCGAGAACCACATCGAGTACGACGTCGCCGTCATCGGCGGCGGCCCGGGCGGACTGCCCGCCGCGATCGCTGCCGCGCGAGCCGGCTCCCGCACCGTGCTGGTGGAGCGCACCTCGGCGCTCGGCGGTGCCGCCGCCTCCGGGCTCGGTGTCCTCGGGTACCTCGATCGCTCGGGGAACCAGGCACTGGGAGGTATCGCGCAGGAGTTCGTCGACCGCCTGATCGCGATCGACGGCTCCCCGGGCCACTTCCGGTGCCCGGTCCACAACTCGATCACCCCGGTCTCCCCCGACCTGGTCAAGATCGTCGCCGTGCAGATGTGCCGGGAGGCCGGCGTCGACATCCTCTTCGACCACGAGCTGCTCGGCGTGGACGTCGACGACACCGACACCATCCGGTCCGTGACCGTGTACGGGAAGCTGACCACCACCCGCATCGACGCGAAGGTGTTCATCGACGGCACCGGCGACGGCGACGTCGCCTACCTCGCGGGCGTCCCCCACACGCTGGGCCAGGACGGCACGCAGACGATGCAGCCGAGCACCCTGATGTTCACGGTCACCAACTTCGACCTGCAGCGCTTCTGGGACTTCCTCGACGAGAACCCCGAGGAGATGGGCATCAAGGAAGAGTACGCCGCCGGATACGACGTCGACTTCCTGCGCCGCACCCGCGGGCACTGCTACATCGGCCTGACCACCCGGGTCGCAGACGCCCGAGAGGCCGGGAAGTTCACCATCCCCCGCAACCAGTTCATCTACATCGCCACCGCCTCCGAGCGGCTGCTTGCGATCAATACCTCACGTCTGACCAGGATCGATGCCTCGGATCCGGTGCAGCTGTCCAAGGGGCTGGAGACGGGGTACACCCAGGTGTGGGAGCTCGTGCAGTTCATGCGCGAGAACATGCCCGGATTCGAGGATGTGGAGATCTCGCAGATCGCTCCGGCCCTCGGCATCCGCGAGACCCGGCACTTCGCCGGCGAGGAGCGGCTGACGATGGATTCGCTGTACACCGACGCGACCAGCGACCGCGCGATCGCCCTGTCCGCGTACAACATCGACATCCATTCCGGAACCGGCGACGGCATCGACCTGCACGTGGTCGAGAAGCCCTTCGGCATCCCCTTCGGCGCGCTCCTGCCGCAGAATGTCAACGGTCTGCTGCTGAGTGGACGGACGATCTCGGTGGATTCCACGGTGTTCGCCGCGGCCCGGGTGATGGGCACCTGCATGGCGATCGCCGAAGCGGCCGGGAGCGCCGCTGCCATGGCCGTCCGCGACGGCGGGACCCCCAAGGAGGTCGACGTCGTGGAACTCCGTCAGGGCCTGGCCGAGCACGGCGCCATCCTGCCTGGTGCGCTCACCCCTGCCACCGCAGGCGCGGTCGCCCCCTGA
- a CDS encoding LacI family DNA-binding transcriptional regulator yields the protein MNSGGPPTLRDVAHEAGVSSAIASRVLNADPHVRVREETRQRIQDAAQSLGYVPHSLARSLRGARAGAIGLVMHGLDSPINVDVLAGAHARCAQSGYVTLLAEAEDLAEDDSRLRAFLARGRLDGVILHSGYGHDDRLLDAISRSVPAVLVNADDDREAPTVRVDDAAATTLAVSHLLELGHREITFIAGPHGSQTSDRREQGYRSALDRADLGDRTDVVHADWSADSGMQAVQEILRRPSLPTGLIVANAVTAAGVLSALRDAAVQVPDSISVITIHDSWFLPHLSVALTAVRLPLQALGAAAATLLIDTIDGRDAAQDAFITDPGPELVLRKSTGSPPARRA from the coding sequence ATGAACTCAGGTGGCCCTCCGACGTTGCGCGACGTCGCTCACGAAGCAGGTGTGTCCTCGGCGATCGCGTCACGCGTGCTGAATGCGGACCCCCATGTCCGGGTGCGAGAGGAGACGCGGCAACGGATCCAGGACGCGGCGCAGTCCTTGGGGTACGTCCCGCACAGCCTGGCTCGCTCCTTGCGAGGTGCCCGCGCGGGCGCCATCGGACTGGTGATGCACGGCCTGGACAGCCCGATTAACGTCGATGTGCTCGCCGGGGCGCACGCCCGCTGCGCACAATCCGGGTACGTGACCCTGCTGGCCGAGGCGGAGGACCTCGCAGAGGACGACAGCCGCCTGCGTGCCTTCCTCGCCCGGGGCCGACTCGACGGCGTGATCCTGCACAGCGGGTACGGGCACGACGACCGCCTGCTGGATGCGATCTCCCGCTCCGTCCCCGCGGTCCTGGTCAATGCCGACGACGACCGAGAGGCTCCGACCGTCCGGGTCGATGACGCCGCCGCCACCACGCTGGCCGTCTCGCACCTCCTCGAGCTCGGCCACCGCGAGATCACCTTCATCGCCGGTCCCCACGGATCACAGACCTCGGACCGACGGGAGCAGGGTTACCGGTCAGCGCTCGATCGCGCCGACCTCGGCGATCGGACCGATGTGGTGCATGCCGACTGGTCCGCCGATTCGGGGATGCAAGCGGTCCAGGAGATCCTGCGGCGGCCCTCGCTCCCCACGGGACTGATCGTCGCCAACGCCGTGACGGCGGCAGGTGTGCTCAGCGCTCTCCGTGACGCGGCGGTGCAGGTCCCCGACTCGATCTCGGTGATCACGATCCACGATTCGTGGTTCCTCCCTCACCTGTCCGTGGCTCTGACGGCGGTGCGTCTGCCGCTGCAAGCCCTCGGTGCGGCAGCCGCGACCCTTCTAATCGACACGATCGATGGCCGGGATGCCGCACAGGATGCGTTCATCACCGACCCGGGACCCGAGCTGGTGCTGCGGAAATCGACCGGCTCGCCTCCGGCGCGGCGCGCATGA
- a CDS encoding SDR family NAD(P)-dependent oxidoreductase gives MTSTSLITGASSGLGTEYARQLARRGDHLVLVARDTARLTELVSELTQEGAEDVEVLGADLSTAEGIDAVTGRLTDEARPIGTLVNSAGFGLSLAFEKNDIEDEVRHLRLHDEVPMRLMHAVLPSMLARGSGEIINIASAAAVMPRSTYAACKAWLVMFSRWANGRYRARGVTVTAVCPGYTHTDFHARLGLPKGEEGIPGWLWLEAPRVVEESLRDVRRGRAVSVPSRRYRAIYTAARFVPSGLMARAAERGR, from the coding sequence ATGACATCGACGTCCCTGATCACCGGCGCCAGCTCCGGCCTCGGCACCGAGTACGCCCGCCAGCTCGCCCGCCGCGGTGACCACCTCGTGCTGGTCGCCCGCGACACCGCTCGGCTCACGGAACTCGTCTCCGAGCTGACGCAGGAGGGCGCCGAGGACGTCGAGGTGCTGGGCGCGGACCTCTCCACCGCCGAGGGGATCGACGCGGTCACCGGCCGCCTCACGGACGAAGCGCGGCCCATCGGAACACTGGTCAACAGCGCAGGATTCGGCCTGTCCCTCGCCTTCGAGAAGAACGACATCGAGGACGAGGTGCGCCACCTCCGGCTGCATGACGAAGTGCCCATGCGCCTCATGCACGCGGTGCTGCCGAGCATGCTGGCCCGGGGCTCGGGCGAGATCATCAACATCGCCTCGGCCGCGGCCGTCATGCCGCGCTCGACCTACGCCGCCTGCAAGGCATGGCTGGTGATGTTCTCCCGCTGGGCCAACGGCCGGTACCGGGCCCGCGGTGTCACGGTGACTGCGGTGTGCCCCGGGTACACGCACACGGACTTCCACGCCCGGCTGGGCCTGCCCAAGGGCGAGGAGGGCATCCCCGGCTGGCTGTGGCTCGAGGCGCCGCGGGTGGTCGAGGAGTCCCTGCGGGACGTCCGCCGGGGCAGGGCCGTGTCCGTGCCGAGCCGTCGCTACCGCGCGATCTACACCGCTGCGCGATTCGTACCGTCCGGGCTGATGGCCCGGGCTGCGGAACGGGGCCGGTGA
- a CDS encoding ABC transporter permease has translation MWEYVSSRFDQIAFSSWQHFSLVVQCLILASVIGLGIGALVYRRKRWSAAANAVSAIGLTIPGFALIGLLIAPMGFGVLPAVVVVTFYAALPILRNAVVGLAGVDPALVESARGAGMSKMRTFFQVELPLAWPVVLSGIRVSAQMVMGIATVAAYVLGPGLGGYIFSGLSRQGGANALNSVLVGLIGVIILALILDLILLGIGRLTTSKGIRA, from the coding sequence GTGTGGGAGTACGTCTCCAGCCGCTTCGACCAGATCGCCTTCAGCTCCTGGCAGCACTTCAGCCTGGTGGTGCAGTGCCTGATCCTGGCGAGCGTGATCGGCCTCGGCATCGGCGCCCTGGTCTACCGCCGCAAGCGCTGGAGCGCCGCCGCAAACGCCGTCTCCGCGATCGGGCTGACCATCCCCGGATTCGCCCTGATCGGCCTGCTCATCGCCCCCATGGGATTCGGCGTCCTCCCGGCGGTCGTGGTCGTGACCTTCTACGCGGCACTGCCGATCCTGCGTAACGCGGTGGTGGGGCTCGCCGGGGTGGATCCCGCCCTCGTCGAATCCGCCCGCGGCGCCGGGATGAGCAAAATGCGCACGTTCTTCCAGGTGGAGCTGCCGTTGGCCTGGCCCGTGGTGCTCAGCGGGATCCGGGTCTCGGCGCAGATGGTGATGGGCATCGCCACCGTGGCCGCCTACGTGCTGGGCCCCGGACTGGGTGGGTACATCTTCTCCGGACTCTCCCGCCAGGGCGGAGCCAACGCTCTCAACTCGGTCCTGGTCGGGCTGATCGGCGTGATCATCCTCGCGCTCATCCTCGATCTCATCCTGCTCGGCATCGGCCGACTGACCACGTCGAAAGGTATCCGTGCCTGA